One genomic region from Salvia hispanica cultivar TCC Black 2014 chromosome 2, UniMelb_Shisp_WGS_1.0, whole genome shotgun sequence encodes:
- the LOC125203789 gene encoding casparian strip membrane protein 1-like has translation MAKDKEKAQQKGDKENVEQEEETPAPAPPSRGMSLADFILRFVAAVSTMGSAIAVATTSRSLLASFDNFNNFIHFASRQYQDFPTFTFFVVSNAMATAYLILSLALSIFHIFKTGAKVTRTVLVILDTTIVCVLTAGASAAAAIAYVAHKGSSEANWGGICDRYNSLCERVSGALVGSYLGILALMLLIFFNAVALSRN, from the exons ATGGCAAAGGACAAGGAAAAGGCTCAACAAAAGGGTGATAAAGAAAATGTTGAACAAGAAGAGGAGACTCCGGCTCCGGCTCCCCCCAGCAGAGGAATGTCATTGGCCGATTTCATACTGAGATTCGTTGCCGCCGTTAGCACCATGGGCAGCGCCATCGCTGTTGCCACAACGAGCCGATCGCTCCTGGCCTCCTTCGACAACTTCAACAATTTCATCCACTTTGCCTCTCGACAATATCAAGATTTCCCTACTTTCAC ATTTTTTGTGGTGTCGAATGCCATGGCAACGGCCTACCTGATTCTATCGCTGGCGCTATCCATATTCCACATCTTCAAGACCGGCGCCAAAGTCACCAGGACTGTTCTAGTCATACTCGACACG ACAATTGTGTGTGTTTTAACGGCGGGAGCATCGGCGGCTGCAGCGATTGCATACGTGGCACACAAGGGGAGCTCGGAGGCGAATTGGGGGGGAATATGCGATCGCTACAACTCGCTGTGTGAGAGGGTTTCTGGAGCTTTGGTTGGATCCTACTTAGGAATTCTTGCTCTTATGCtgctcatatttttcaatGCTGTTGCTCTCTCAAGAAACTGA
- the LOC125208144 gene encoding casparian strip membrane protein 1-like yields MAVSTIELGSGATRVTGANRGVAVLDFILRLVAIVATLASAIAMGTTNESLPFFTQFIRFRAKYSDLPTFTFFVAANSIVCGYLILSLAVSVSHIMRGAAEKSRVVLIFFDAAMLALLTSAASAAAAIVYLAHKGNIRANWFAICQQFNSFCERISGSLIGSFGGIIVFILLILMSAFTLSRRS; encoded by the exons ATGGCAGTTTCGACAATTGAGTTGGGTTCAGGTGCAACTAGGGTTACGGGTGCAAATCGCGGAGTAGCAGTGCTAGATTTCATATTGAGGCTGGTCGCCATCGTCGCAACCCTAGCAAGTGCTATAGCTATGGGCACCACCAATGAGTCCCTTCCTTTTTTTACCCAATTCATCCGGTTCCGAGCCAAGTACAGTGACCTCCCGACCTTCAC GTTTTTTGTGGCGGCGAATTCGATAGTGTGTGGCTACTTAATTCTCTCCCTAGCTGTATCTGTCTCTCACATCATGCGTGGGGCCGCAGAGAAGAGCAGAGtcgttttgatttttttcgaTGCG GCAATGCTAGCTCTGTTGACGTCAGCAGCCTCGGCGGCCGCAGCCATTGTGTACCTGGCACACAAGGGGAACATTAGAGCTAACTGGTTCGCCATCTGCCAACAATTCAACTCTTTCTGTGAGCGGATTTCGGGCTCCTTGATCGGATCCTTTGGAGGGATCATCGTCTTCATACTCTTGATCTTGATGTCGGCCTTCACCTTGTCGCGACGCTCTTAA